One genomic window of Aethina tumida isolate Nest 87 chromosome 3, icAetTumi1.1, whole genome shotgun sequence includes the following:
- the LOC109597421 gene encoding ATP-dependent helicase brm-like isoform X2: MTSPSPQSSPMPPPQAPSPMGPPTQSPAPPPSPHSPYQPHLNGPIPPNANSSQMPHLTPHPPHIPQPHGGMHGAMPMPHPIQPGHHVGHPNGAGPGHAQHQAQSIAQAHPEMPAQHLPPTNQQYPMMPMGTVCAQRQNPSPGPQGQVPAGPQPAGQPPQSTQGQENLNALQRAIDSMEEKGMQEDPRYSQLLALKARTNGNTSAFSQQQMTLLRNQIMAYRYLARNQPVPSQVLMALQGKRPDGTPLSPTPPPSNQYPPPSGQQTQPQGFKTAGGPPGIPGGVRPCGPMQPQQQQSSKNRVTSIPKPAGLDPIIILQERENRVAARIAARLEQLANLPTSMSEEMRMQAQIELRALRCLNFQRQLRSEIIACTRRDTTLESAVNVKAYKRTKRQGLREARATEKLEKQQKLEAERKRRQKHQEFLTSVLQHGKDFKDFHRNNQAKLVRLNKAIMNYHANAEREQKKEQERIEKERMRRLMAEDEEGYRKLIDQKKDKRLAFLLSQTDEYIGNLTEMVKQHKIEQRRIQQEEEKRKKKKKRRLRIEGVEIDDDGSQGSDRAVTVMETATGKKLAGEDAPLLSQLHEWLAQNPGWEVAESDEDSDDEETKGKEKTEEEKAKEVINKAKVEDDEYHKNANEEQTYYSIAHTVHEIVTEQASIMVNGKLKEYQIKGLEWLVSLYNNNLNGILADEMGLGKTIQTIALVTYLMEKKKLNGPFLIIVPLSTLSNWVLEFEKWSPSVVVVSYKGSPAGRRAIQSQMRSTKFNVLLTTYEYVIKDKAVLAKLPWKYMIIDEGHRMKNHHCKLTQVLNTHYMAPHRLLLTGTPLQNKLPELWALLNFLLPSIFKSCSTFEQWFNAPFATTGEKVELNEEETILIIRRLHKVLRPFLLRRLKKEVESQLPDKVEYIIKCDMSGLQRVLYKHMQGKGVLLTDGSEKGNKGKGGAKALMNTIVQLRKLCNHPFMFQNIEEKYCDHVGIAGGVISGPDIYRASGKFELLDRILPKLKATNHRVLLFCQMTQLMNIMEDYLNWRGFGYLRLDGTTRAEDRGDLLKKFNAKNSEYFIFLLSTRAGGLGLNLQSADTVVIFDSDWNPHQDLQAQDRAHRIGQQNEVRVLRLMTVNSVEERILAAARYKLNMDEKVIQAGMFDQKSTGSERHQFLQTILHQDGDDEEEENEVPDDETVNQMIARNEGEFELFQKLDLERRREEAKLGAARKPRLLEESELPNWLVKEDDEVDTWNYEETESVLGRGTRQRKEVDYTDSLTEKEWMKAIDDNGEFEEDDEEEEKLKKKKSRKRKKRGDDSDSEVGSSYNKRRRGGACTSTDTKLKRQMRKLMSIVTKYTDSDGRLLSEPFMKLPPRKEYPDYYEIIKKPIDINKILNRIEDGKYLSFLDVERDFMLLCQNAQIYNEETSLIHEDSIVLQSVFSNAKQRIETDKAESDEEDKEEDNRSDGDSAMKMRIKLKNKKSSSRRKRNARKYVSDDDDDDDD, from the exons atgacaagTCCATCGCCCCAAAGTAGCCCGATGCCACCGCCCCAAGCGCCAAGCCCAATGGGACCCCCGACCCAAAGTCCCGCCCCTCCCCCGTCGCCTCACAGCCCTTACCAGCCCCATCTCAACGGACCTATTCCTCCAAACGCAAACTCCTCTCAGATGCCTCATCTGACACCTCATCCACCACACATCCCCCAACCGCACGGTGGGATGCACGGCGCTATGCCGATGCCCCATCCCATTCAGCCGGGTCATCACGTCGGTCATCCGAACGGGGCGGGCCCTGGACATGCGCAGCACCAGGCCCAATCGATTGCGCAGGCGCACCCGGAGATGCCGGCACAGCATTTGCCGCCGACTAATCAGCAGTATCCGATGATGCCGATGGGTACGGTATGTGCCCAAAGACAG AATCCTTCGCCCGGACCTCAGGGTCAAGTTCCTGCCGGTCCTCAGCCGGCCGGTCAGCCGCCACAATCGACACAAGGTCAAGAGAATTTGAACGCGTTGCAACGCGCCATCGATTCCATGGAGGAGAAGGGCATGCAAGAGGATCCCCGATATTCCCAGCTGTTGGCCCTTAAGGCACGCACCAACGGCAACACTTCGGCTTTCAGTCAGCAACAAATGACGTTGCTtag aaaTCAAATAATGGCATACAGATACTTGGCAAGGAACCAGCCAGTTCCTTCGCAAGTTTTAATGGCCCTCCAGGGCAAAAGACCGGATGGAACTCCGTTAAGCCCTACTCCGCCACCATCTAATCAATATCCACCGCCAAGTGGACAACAG acACAACCTCAAGGTTTCAAAACAGCGGGAGGTCCGCCAGGAATACCTGGCGGCGTACGTCCGTGCGGTCCGATGCAGCCGCAACAGCAGCAATCATCCAAAAACCGTGTCACATCCATACCGAAACCAGCCGGATTGGAtccgataataattttacaagaacGCGAAAATCG TGTGGCAGCTAGAATTGCAGCTCGACTCGAACAATTGGCCAACTTGCCCACATCGATGTCCGAAGAAATGAGAATGCAAGCACAAATAGAATTGAGAGCTCTTAGATGTCTTAATTTCCAAAGGCAGCTAAGAAGCGAAATCATCGCCTGCACTCGTAGAGACACCACGTTAGAATCCGCGGTCAACGTCAAAGCTTACAAAAGGACCAAAAGGCAGGGATTGAGGGAAGCCAGAGCGACCGAAAAACTCGAAAAACAACAG aaattggAAGCTGAGAGAAAACGCAGACAAAAGCACCAGGAGTTCTTGACGTCCGTGCTGCAACACGGTAAGGATTTCAAGGATTTCCATCGCAACAACCAAGCGAAACTAGTAAGACTGAATAAGGCGATAATGAATTACCACGCGAACGCGGAACGCGAACAGAAAAAGGAACAGGAAAGAATAGAGAAGGAACGTATGAGAAGATTGATGGCTGAAGATGAAGAAGGTTACAGGAAACTGATCGACCAGAAAAAGGATAAACGGTTGGCGTTCTTGTTGTCTCAAACCGATGAGTATATTGGCAATTTAACTGAGATGGTGAAACAGCACAAGATCGAACAAAGGCGTATACAACAGGAGGAAGAGAAGCGCAAAAAG AAAAAGAAGAGGAGGTTGAGGATTGAAGGAGTCGAGATCGACGATGACGGTTCCCAGGGTTCCGATCGGGCGGTGACCGTGATGGAAACCGCCACCGGTAAGAAGTTAGCAGGAGAAGATGCGCCACTTCTTAGCCAATTGCATGAATGGTTGGCTCAAAATCCAGGTTGGGAGGTCGCCGAGTCGGATGAGGATTCCGACGACGAAGAAA cGAAAGGAAAGGAGAAAACTGAGGAAGAAAAGGCTAAAGAGGTGATTAACAAAGCGAAAGTGGAGGACGATGAGTACCATAAAAACGCGAACGAGGAACAAACGTATTACAGCATTGCTCACACTGTTCACGAAATCGTCACAGAACAGGCTTCTATTATGGTGAATGGTAAACTCAAGGAGTATCAGATCAAGGGTTTAGAATGGTTGGTGTCCTTGTACAACAACAATTTGAACGGAATTCTGGCTGACGAAATGGGTCTTGGTAAAACTATACAAACCATAGCTCTGGTGACTTATCTAATggagaaaaagaaattaaatggaCCATTCTTGATTATTGTGCCATTATCTACACTTTCCAATTGGGTTTTGGAGTTTGAGAAGTGGTCACCTTCAGTGGTTGTCGTCTCCTATAAAGGCTCACCCGCAGGAAGGCGTGCTATTCAAAGTCAGATGAGGTCGACGAAGTTCAACGTATTGCTCACCACGTACGAATATGTGATAAAAGATAAGGCTGTCCTGGCTAag TTACCATGGAAGTATATGATAATCGACGAAGGTCACCGGATGAAAAATCATCATTGCAAACTCACACAAGTGTTGAACACTCACTACATGGCCCCACATCGTTTGCTGTTGACCGGTACACctctacaaaataaattgcccGAACTCTGGGCTTTGCTGAACTTTTTATTGCCGTCAATTTTCAAAAGTTGTTCAACTTTTGAACAGTGGTTCAATGCTCCATTTGCCACTACTGGAGAAAag GTGGAGTTAAACGAagaagaaacaattttaatcattcGTCGTCTGCACAAAGTACTTAGACCGTTTCTTCTAAGACGTTTGAAGAAAGAAGTTGAGTCACAGTTACCTGACAAAGTAGAGTACATAATAAAGTGCGATATGTCAGGCTTACAACGTGTTTTATACAa GCACATGCAAGGTAAAGGTGTGCTGTTGACGGATGGTTCAGAAAAGGGTAACAAAGGTAAAGGTGGCGCAAAAGCACTCATGAACACAATCGTCCAGCTACGTAAATTGTGTAATCATCCCTtcatgtttcaaaatattgaagaaaaatattgcgATCATGTCGGAATTGCTGGGGGTGTCATATCTGG GCCAGATATTTATCGGGCGTCCGGAAAGTTCGAATTACTCGATAGAATTTTGCCCAAACTTAAAGCCACAAATCATCGCGTCTTGCTTTTCTGTCAAATGACTCAACTGATGAACATCATGGAAGACTACTTGAATTGGCGTGGATTCGGTTATCTACGTTTGGACGGCACTACTAGGGCGGAAGATCGTGGCGATCTCCTTAAGAAATTCAACGCTAAGAACAGCGaatactttatattcttattgtCAACAAGAGCAGGAGGTTTGGGTTTGAATCTTCAAAGTGCAGATACTGTTGTTATCTTCGATTCCGATTGGAATCCTCATCAAG atttacaaGCTCAGGATCGGGCCCATCGTATAGGACAACAAAACGAAGTCAGAGTTTTACGTTTAATGACTGTGAACTCTGTAGAAGAACGTATATTAGCTGCAGCTAGGTACAAACTAAACATGGACGAAAAAGTTATACAAGCTGGTATGTTCGATCAGAAATCCACTGGCTCAGAACGTCATCAGTTCCTACAAACTATTTTACATCAAGATGGGGATGATGAAGAG GAAGAGAATGAAGTACCCGATGATGAAACGGTGAATCAAATGATAGCTAGAAACGAAGGCGAATTCGAACTATTCCAGAAACTCGATTTAGAAAGAAGAAGAGAAGAAGCTAAATTGGGTGCGGCTAGAAAGCCACGATTGTTGGAAGAAAGTGAGTTACCCAATTGGCTGGTGAAAGAAGATGACGAGGTGGACACTTGGAATTACGAGGAAACTGAAAGTGTTTTGGGCAGAGGCACTAGACAAAGGAAAGAGGTCGACTACACTGATAGTCTAACTGAAAAGGAATGGATGAAAGCTATCGATGATAATGGAGAGTTTGAAGAAGATGATGAGGAagaggaaaaattaaaaaagaagaagagCAGGAAGAGAAAGAAGAGGGGTGATGACTCAGACAGTGAAGTAGGTTCGAGTTACAACAAACGTCGTAGAGGCGGGGCTTGCACGTCAACTGATACAAAATTGAAACGACAAATGAGAAAACTAATGAGTATTGTCACTAAATATACAGACAG cgATGGTCGTTTACTTAGTGAACCTTTCATGAAATTACCACCGCGTAAGGAATATCCAGATTATTATGAGATTATCAAAAAGCCCATcgacataaacaaaatattaaatcgaaTAGAAGACGGAAAG tatctTAGTTTTTTGGACGTAGAACGCGACTTTATGCTGCTCTGCCAGAACgctcaaatttataatgaggAAACTTCCTTAATTCACGAGGACAGCATTGTGTTGCAATCTGTTTTCTCTAATGCCAAACAACGAATTGAGACTGACAAAGCGGAATCCGACGAGGAAGACAAGGAGGAGGACAACAGATCCGATGGGGATTCCGCAATGAAAATGAGAATAAAGCTGAAGAACAAAAAGTCGTCCAGCAGAAGAAAACGCAACGCCAGAAAATATGTTTCGGATGACGACGATGACGACGATGattag
- the LOC109597421 gene encoding ATP-dependent helicase brm-like isoform X1, whose protein sequence is MTSPSPQSSPMPPPQAPSPMGPPTQSPAPPPSPHSPYQPHLNGPIPPNANSSQMPHLTPHPPHIPQPHGGMHGAMPMPHPIQPGHHVGHPNGAGPGHAQHQAQSIAQAHPEMPAQHLPPTNQQYPMMPMGTVCAQRQNPSPGPQGQVPAGPQPAGQPPQSTQGQENLNALQRAIDSMEEKGMQEDPRYSQLLALKARTNGNTSAFSQQQMTLLRNQIMAYRYLARNQPVPSQVLMALQGKRPDGTPLSPTPPPSNQYPPPSGQQTQPQGFKTAGGPPGIPGGVRPCGPMQPQQQQSSKNRVTSIPKPAGLDPIIILQERENRVAARIAARLEQLANLPTSMSEEMRMQAQIELRALRCLNFQRQLRSEIIACTRRDTTLESAVNVKAYKRTKRQGLREARATEKLEKQQKLEAERKRRQKHQEFLTSVLQHGKDFKDFHRNNQAKLVRLNKAIMNYHANAEREQKKEQERIEKERMRRLMAEDEEGYRKLIDQKKDKRLAFLLSQTDEYIGNLTEMVKQHKIEQRRIQQEEEKRKKKKKRRLRIEGVEIDDDGSQGSDRAVTVMETATGKKLAGEDAPLLSQLHEWLAQNPGWEVAESDEDSDDEESKSETKGKEKTEEEKAKEVINKAKVEDDEYHKNANEEQTYYSIAHTVHEIVTEQASIMVNGKLKEYQIKGLEWLVSLYNNNLNGILADEMGLGKTIQTIALVTYLMEKKKLNGPFLIIVPLSTLSNWVLEFEKWSPSVVVVSYKGSPAGRRAIQSQMRSTKFNVLLTTYEYVIKDKAVLAKLPWKYMIIDEGHRMKNHHCKLTQVLNTHYMAPHRLLLTGTPLQNKLPELWALLNFLLPSIFKSCSTFEQWFNAPFATTGEKVELNEEETILIIRRLHKVLRPFLLRRLKKEVESQLPDKVEYIIKCDMSGLQRVLYKHMQGKGVLLTDGSEKGNKGKGGAKALMNTIVQLRKLCNHPFMFQNIEEKYCDHVGIAGGVISGPDIYRASGKFELLDRILPKLKATNHRVLLFCQMTQLMNIMEDYLNWRGFGYLRLDGTTRAEDRGDLLKKFNAKNSEYFIFLLSTRAGGLGLNLQSADTVVIFDSDWNPHQDLQAQDRAHRIGQQNEVRVLRLMTVNSVEERILAAARYKLNMDEKVIQAGMFDQKSTGSERHQFLQTILHQDGDDEEEENEVPDDETVNQMIARNEGEFELFQKLDLERRREEAKLGAARKPRLLEESELPNWLVKEDDEVDTWNYEETESVLGRGTRQRKEVDYTDSLTEKEWMKAIDDNGEFEEDDEEEEKLKKKKSRKRKKRGDDSDSEVGSSYNKRRRGGACTSTDTKLKRQMRKLMSIVTKYTDSDGRLLSEPFMKLPPRKEYPDYYEIIKKPIDINKILNRIEDGKYLSFLDVERDFMLLCQNAQIYNEETSLIHEDSIVLQSVFSNAKQRIETDKAESDEEDKEEDNRSDGDSAMKMRIKLKNKKSSSRRKRNARKYVSDDDDDDDD, encoded by the exons atgacaagTCCATCGCCCCAAAGTAGCCCGATGCCACCGCCCCAAGCGCCAAGCCCAATGGGACCCCCGACCCAAAGTCCCGCCCCTCCCCCGTCGCCTCACAGCCCTTACCAGCCCCATCTCAACGGACCTATTCCTCCAAACGCAAACTCCTCTCAGATGCCTCATCTGACACCTCATCCACCACACATCCCCCAACCGCACGGTGGGATGCACGGCGCTATGCCGATGCCCCATCCCATTCAGCCGGGTCATCACGTCGGTCATCCGAACGGGGCGGGCCCTGGACATGCGCAGCACCAGGCCCAATCGATTGCGCAGGCGCACCCGGAGATGCCGGCACAGCATTTGCCGCCGACTAATCAGCAGTATCCGATGATGCCGATGGGTACGGTATGTGCCCAAAGACAG AATCCTTCGCCCGGACCTCAGGGTCAAGTTCCTGCCGGTCCTCAGCCGGCCGGTCAGCCGCCACAATCGACACAAGGTCAAGAGAATTTGAACGCGTTGCAACGCGCCATCGATTCCATGGAGGAGAAGGGCATGCAAGAGGATCCCCGATATTCCCAGCTGTTGGCCCTTAAGGCACGCACCAACGGCAACACTTCGGCTTTCAGTCAGCAACAAATGACGTTGCTtag aaaTCAAATAATGGCATACAGATACTTGGCAAGGAACCAGCCAGTTCCTTCGCAAGTTTTAATGGCCCTCCAGGGCAAAAGACCGGATGGAACTCCGTTAAGCCCTACTCCGCCACCATCTAATCAATATCCACCGCCAAGTGGACAACAG acACAACCTCAAGGTTTCAAAACAGCGGGAGGTCCGCCAGGAATACCTGGCGGCGTACGTCCGTGCGGTCCGATGCAGCCGCAACAGCAGCAATCATCCAAAAACCGTGTCACATCCATACCGAAACCAGCCGGATTGGAtccgataataattttacaagaacGCGAAAATCG TGTGGCAGCTAGAATTGCAGCTCGACTCGAACAATTGGCCAACTTGCCCACATCGATGTCCGAAGAAATGAGAATGCAAGCACAAATAGAATTGAGAGCTCTTAGATGTCTTAATTTCCAAAGGCAGCTAAGAAGCGAAATCATCGCCTGCACTCGTAGAGACACCACGTTAGAATCCGCGGTCAACGTCAAAGCTTACAAAAGGACCAAAAGGCAGGGATTGAGGGAAGCCAGAGCGACCGAAAAACTCGAAAAACAACAG aaattggAAGCTGAGAGAAAACGCAGACAAAAGCACCAGGAGTTCTTGACGTCCGTGCTGCAACACGGTAAGGATTTCAAGGATTTCCATCGCAACAACCAAGCGAAACTAGTAAGACTGAATAAGGCGATAATGAATTACCACGCGAACGCGGAACGCGAACAGAAAAAGGAACAGGAAAGAATAGAGAAGGAACGTATGAGAAGATTGATGGCTGAAGATGAAGAAGGTTACAGGAAACTGATCGACCAGAAAAAGGATAAACGGTTGGCGTTCTTGTTGTCTCAAACCGATGAGTATATTGGCAATTTAACTGAGATGGTGAAACAGCACAAGATCGAACAAAGGCGTATACAACAGGAGGAAGAGAAGCGCAAAAAG AAAAAGAAGAGGAGGTTGAGGATTGAAGGAGTCGAGATCGACGATGACGGTTCCCAGGGTTCCGATCGGGCGGTGACCGTGATGGAAACCGCCACCGGTAAGAAGTTAGCAGGAGAAGATGCGCCACTTCTTAGCCAATTGCATGAATGGTTGGCTCAAAATCCAGGTTGGGAGGTCGCCGAGTCGGATGAGGATTCCGACGACGAAGAAAGTAAATCAGAAA cGAAAGGAAAGGAGAAAACTGAGGAAGAAAAGGCTAAAGAGGTGATTAACAAAGCGAAAGTGGAGGACGATGAGTACCATAAAAACGCGAACGAGGAACAAACGTATTACAGCATTGCTCACACTGTTCACGAAATCGTCACAGAACAGGCTTCTATTATGGTGAATGGTAAACTCAAGGAGTATCAGATCAAGGGTTTAGAATGGTTGGTGTCCTTGTACAACAACAATTTGAACGGAATTCTGGCTGACGAAATGGGTCTTGGTAAAACTATACAAACCATAGCTCTGGTGACTTATCTAATggagaaaaagaaattaaatggaCCATTCTTGATTATTGTGCCATTATCTACACTTTCCAATTGGGTTTTGGAGTTTGAGAAGTGGTCACCTTCAGTGGTTGTCGTCTCCTATAAAGGCTCACCCGCAGGAAGGCGTGCTATTCAAAGTCAGATGAGGTCGACGAAGTTCAACGTATTGCTCACCACGTACGAATATGTGATAAAAGATAAGGCTGTCCTGGCTAag TTACCATGGAAGTATATGATAATCGACGAAGGTCACCGGATGAAAAATCATCATTGCAAACTCACACAAGTGTTGAACACTCACTACATGGCCCCACATCGTTTGCTGTTGACCGGTACACctctacaaaataaattgcccGAACTCTGGGCTTTGCTGAACTTTTTATTGCCGTCAATTTTCAAAAGTTGTTCAACTTTTGAACAGTGGTTCAATGCTCCATTTGCCACTACTGGAGAAAag GTGGAGTTAAACGAagaagaaacaattttaatcattcGTCGTCTGCACAAAGTACTTAGACCGTTTCTTCTAAGACGTTTGAAGAAAGAAGTTGAGTCACAGTTACCTGACAAAGTAGAGTACATAATAAAGTGCGATATGTCAGGCTTACAACGTGTTTTATACAa GCACATGCAAGGTAAAGGTGTGCTGTTGACGGATGGTTCAGAAAAGGGTAACAAAGGTAAAGGTGGCGCAAAAGCACTCATGAACACAATCGTCCAGCTACGTAAATTGTGTAATCATCCCTtcatgtttcaaaatattgaagaaaaatattgcgATCATGTCGGAATTGCTGGGGGTGTCATATCTGG GCCAGATATTTATCGGGCGTCCGGAAAGTTCGAATTACTCGATAGAATTTTGCCCAAACTTAAAGCCACAAATCATCGCGTCTTGCTTTTCTGTCAAATGACTCAACTGATGAACATCATGGAAGACTACTTGAATTGGCGTGGATTCGGTTATCTACGTTTGGACGGCACTACTAGGGCGGAAGATCGTGGCGATCTCCTTAAGAAATTCAACGCTAAGAACAGCGaatactttatattcttattgtCAACAAGAGCAGGAGGTTTGGGTTTGAATCTTCAAAGTGCAGATACTGTTGTTATCTTCGATTCCGATTGGAATCCTCATCAAG atttacaaGCTCAGGATCGGGCCCATCGTATAGGACAACAAAACGAAGTCAGAGTTTTACGTTTAATGACTGTGAACTCTGTAGAAGAACGTATATTAGCTGCAGCTAGGTACAAACTAAACATGGACGAAAAAGTTATACAAGCTGGTATGTTCGATCAGAAATCCACTGGCTCAGAACGTCATCAGTTCCTACAAACTATTTTACATCAAGATGGGGATGATGAAGAG GAAGAGAATGAAGTACCCGATGATGAAACGGTGAATCAAATGATAGCTAGAAACGAAGGCGAATTCGAACTATTCCAGAAACTCGATTTAGAAAGAAGAAGAGAAGAAGCTAAATTGGGTGCGGCTAGAAAGCCACGATTGTTGGAAGAAAGTGAGTTACCCAATTGGCTGGTGAAAGAAGATGACGAGGTGGACACTTGGAATTACGAGGAAACTGAAAGTGTTTTGGGCAGAGGCACTAGACAAAGGAAAGAGGTCGACTACACTGATAGTCTAACTGAAAAGGAATGGATGAAAGCTATCGATGATAATGGAGAGTTTGAAGAAGATGATGAGGAagaggaaaaattaaaaaagaagaagagCAGGAAGAGAAAGAAGAGGGGTGATGACTCAGACAGTGAAGTAGGTTCGAGTTACAACAAACGTCGTAGAGGCGGGGCTTGCACGTCAACTGATACAAAATTGAAACGACAAATGAGAAAACTAATGAGTATTGTCACTAAATATACAGACAG cgATGGTCGTTTACTTAGTGAACCTTTCATGAAATTACCACCGCGTAAGGAATATCCAGATTATTATGAGATTATCAAAAAGCCCATcgacataaacaaaatattaaatcgaaTAGAAGACGGAAAG tatctTAGTTTTTTGGACGTAGAACGCGACTTTATGCTGCTCTGCCAGAACgctcaaatttataatgaggAAACTTCCTTAATTCACGAGGACAGCATTGTGTTGCAATCTGTTTTCTCTAATGCCAAACAACGAATTGAGACTGACAAAGCGGAATCCGACGAGGAAGACAAGGAGGAGGACAACAGATCCGATGGGGATTCCGCAATGAAAATGAGAATAAAGCTGAAGAACAAAAAGTCGTCCAGCAGAAGAAAACGCAACGCCAGAAAATATGTTTCGGATGACGACGATGACGACGATGattag